DNA from Candidatus Gastranaerophilales bacterium:
TCTTTTGCAACAAGAAGATACAGGAAAAATCTATTATATCGGCAACCCCGATAACCTTGAAAAAAATATCGTAAAGCAAAATCCCGAGTTGGAATTTCTACCCGTAAAAGTTTCCGGCATGCCTAGAAAATGCAGTTTTAAATTTTTAAAATGGTTTTGGGATTTGAAAATAGCAACCTTGAAAGCAGTTTTTTATATTAAAAAATATAAGCCTTCTGCTGTTTTTACAACAGGTGGCTATGTAAGTGCCCCTGCTGCCATTGCTGCAATATTAACCAAGACACCGTTTATGATTCATGATTGTGACGCTCAACCGGGGCTTGTATCAAAGCTTGTAGCTCCTTATGCGGACAAGGTTTCAGTTGCTTTTGAGGGGTCTAAAAAACTTTTAAAATCAGATAAAATTGAAGTGAACGGTAACCCGATAAGAAGTTCATTTTGTAATTTGTCAAAAACTGAAGCCAGAGCAAAACTTTCTTTGCGAAACAAGGTAACAATACTTGCTATGGGAGGCTCTCAAGGAGCAAGAACAATAAACAATGCCGTCATTGAAATGGCTCAAGCTGTTACAGAAGAGCTTGATGTCCAGTTGATAATTCAAACGGGAAAAAAGAATTTCGATGATGTTATAAAACGATTTGAGGAATATTTTCCCAATTATTATATGAATACAAACCTTGTCATCAGACCTTATTTTGACGAAATGTGGGTTGCCTTAAATTCTGCTGATATTGTTATTTCAAGAGCAGGCTCACTTAGCCTTTCTGAGATTAATCTTTGCGGTTTGCCGTCAATTTTGGTTCCTTATCCTTATGCTGCTGCTGACCATCAAAAGAAAAATGCAAAAGCTATGGAGGAAAAAGGTGCCTCTGTTTGTTTAGAAGATAAAGATTGTTCAAGAGATAATTTATTAAATATTGTCAAAGAGATAATATTTAATTCAGATAAAATGTCTAATATGTCACACGCTGCATATTTAATGGCAACACCTGATGCAGCGGTTTCAATAACAAAGCAATTAAAAAGTATTATAAAATGATATCTTATGAAAAAAGCGTTGAA
Protein-coding regions in this window:
- the murG gene encoding undecaprenyldiphospho-muramoylpentapeptide beta-N-acetylglucosaminyltransferase, which produces MQQTQSDNKKVYFISGGGTGGHIYPAVSIAETLLQQEDTGKIYYIGNPDNLEKNIVKQNPELEFLPVKVSGMPRKCSFKFLKWFWDLKIATLKAVFYIKKYKPSAVFTTGGYVSAPAAIAAILTKTPFMIHDCDAQPGLVSKLVAPYADKVSVAFEGSKKLLKSDKIEVNGNPIRSSFCNLSKTEARAKLSLRNKVTILAMGGSQGARTINNAVIEMAQAVTEELDVQLIIQTGKKNFDDVIKRFEEYFPNYYMNTNLVIRPYFDEMWVALNSADIVISRAGSLSLSEINLCGLPSILVPYPYAAADHQKKNAKAMEEKGASVCLEDKDCSRDNLLNIVKEIIFNSDKMSNMSHAAYLMATPDAAVSITKQLKSIIK